The following proteins are encoded in a genomic region of Haloarcula marina:
- a CDS encoding DUF6789 family protein encodes MADTSAGVDDPVNGETVADNEEFDSLAGILADGVVGAAGGLVGTAMMSVVFLIAQSLGAFSFADFAILTDLVGLTGYVPEVLFGYFIFLGGGMFPWPLLFAALKEYLPGRSDAVSGAFFGGAMWTGFVLAFYTGQSGLTLVLYAVLTFVAHVVYGVGLGAVFNYFATRPDSIV; translated from the coding sequence ATGGCAGACACTTCCGCGGGGGTCGACGACCCGGTGAACGGCGAAACCGTCGCCGACAACGAAGAGTTCGACAGTTTGGCGGGTATCCTCGCTGACGGCGTCGTCGGGGCGGCGGGCGGTCTCGTCGGCACGGCGATGATGAGCGTCGTCTTCCTCATCGCGCAGTCGCTCGGCGCGTTCAGTTTCGCCGACTTCGCCATCCTCACCGACCTCGTCGGCCTGACAGGGTACGTCCCCGAGGTGTTGTTCGGCTACTTCATCTTCCTCGGCGGCGGGATGTTCCCGTGGCCGCTCCTGTTCGCCGCGCTGAAGGAGTACCTCCCCGGCCGGTCTGACGCCGTCTCCGGCGCGTTCTTCGGCGGCGCGATGTGGACCGGATTCGTCCTCGCGTTCTACACCGGCCAGTCCGGACTGACGCTGGTGCTGTACGCCGTCCTGACGTTCGTGGCCCACGTCGTCTACGGCGTCGGCCTCGGGGCCGTGTTCAACTACTTCGCGACGCGCCCGGACTCTATCGTCTGA
- a CDS encoding cbb3-type cytochrome c oxidase subunit I, with protein sequence MSEGHSHGLPPKSSISRWFLTTNHKDIGVLYLITALFFLVFGGLLALLFRLELISPGAELLGSIGYNQAVSTHGLLMVFWFISPFAFGFANYVVPLQIGADDLAFPRLNALSYWLYLFSGILMGVSFFQGTTFAGGWTMYAPLNTPAYIPGEGLGATSVVLALIMFTAAVTLGSVNFLTTMYRMRAENLRMRDIPIFSLSINLTVWMMLFAFAALLAALMILASDHIIGTTYFQYANDGTTLGTDADNPGASLLWAHLFWFFGHPEVYIVFFPALGAMAEIFQTFTGRRLVGRKWFIISMVLVALQSFVVWMHHMFLTGINLPIKTVFMATTIGISLPFDLMVFSLIYTMAKGRVRFKTPFLFALGALILFIVGGITGVFLGAIVLDYQFRGTYWVVAHFHYVMVAGATGLFGGLYYWYPKITGKMYDEFLGKVHFAVYFVGFNLLYFPMFVAWETPRRVFEYSQDLQIWHSMATVGGFILGASFLIMFYNLFVSLWRGEDVGDNPWEYATSAEWAVSSPPPLENFPGVPTYASGSLEFMDDAEVARRTSGSKGSGVAADGGAATDGGTASVTAAATATPTTPAHETAGEEHASHASFWPFLVSLGGFVAFLGLSGVRTGSVVYVSMAVVGGVFTLGSLFGMTREPFHAPEMAIAERWPFAKVEKMKLGMWTFLASDIVLFGAFIGSYAFVRVAYGWTDWHHDLIPAEHVTMPGLINTYLLLTSSFLVVLAMVAAKRESRKGTVGALVGTFALGVGFLINKGLEWEHLFHISTEAFPNGWNLSTNIASSTFYLTTGLHGAHVTIGLIICAYMTVRAWNGAYQGDDKPIEYFGLYWHFVDIVWLFLFPLFYIL encoded by the coding sequence ATGAGCGAGGGTCACAGTCACGGCCTCCCGCCGAAGTCCTCGATTAGCCGCTGGTTCCTCACGACCAACCACAAGGACATCGGCGTCCTCTATCTCATCACCGCGCTGTTCTTCCTCGTGTTCGGCGGCTTGCTGGCCCTGCTGTTCCGACTGGAACTCATCAGCCCCGGCGCGGAGTTGCTCGGCTCTATCGGCTACAATCAGGCCGTCTCGACGCACGGCCTGTTGATGGTGTTCTGGTTCATCTCGCCCTTTGCCTTCGGCTTCGCCAACTATGTCGTCCCGCTCCAAATCGGGGCCGACGACCTCGCGTTCCCGCGGCTGAACGCGCTGTCGTACTGGCTGTACCTCTTCTCGGGTATCTTGATGGGCGTCTCCTTTTTCCAGGGGACGACGTTCGCGGGCGGGTGGACGATGTACGCCCCGCTGAACACCCCGGCGTACATCCCCGGCGAGGGCCTCGGTGCCACCTCCGTCGTCCTCGCGCTCATCATGTTCACCGCCGCCGTCACGCTGGGGTCGGTGAACTTCCTGACGACGATGTACCGGATGCGCGCCGAGAACCTCCGGATGCGGGACATCCCCATCTTCTCGCTGTCCATCAACCTCACCGTCTGGATGATGCTGTTCGCCTTCGCGGCGCTGTTGGCCGCGCTGATGATTCTGGCCTCGGACCACATCATCGGGACCACCTACTTCCAGTACGCCAACGACGGGACGACGCTGGGAACGGACGCCGACAATCCCGGCGCGTCCCTGCTGTGGGCGCACCTGTTCTGGTTCTTCGGCCATCCCGAGGTGTACATCGTCTTCTTCCCGGCGCTGGGCGCGATGGCCGAAATCTTCCAGACGTTCACCGGCCGCCGACTGGTCGGCCGCAAGTGGTTCATCATCTCGATGGTGCTGGTGGCGCTCCAGAGCTTCGTCGTCTGGATGCACCACATGTTCCTCACGGGCATCAACCTCCCAATCAAGACGGTGTTCATGGCGACGACCATCGGCATCTCCCTGCCCTTCGACCTGATGGTCTTCTCGCTCATCTACACGATGGCGAAAGGGCGGGTCCGGTTCAAGACGCCGTTCCTCTTCGCGCTGGGTGCGCTCATCCTGTTCATCGTCGGCGGCATCACGGGCGTCTTCCTCGGCGCTATCGTGCTGGACTACCAGTTCCGCGGGACCTACTGGGTCGTCGCGCACTTCCACTACGTGATGGTCGCGGGCGCGACGGGCCTGTTCGGCGGCCTCTACTACTGGTATCCGAAGATAACCGGGAAGATGTACGACGAGTTCCTCGGGAAGGTCCACTTCGCCGTCTATTTCGTCGGCTTCAACCTGCTGTACTTCCCGATGTTCGTCGCGTGGGAGACGCCCCGACGGGTGTTCGAGTACTCCCAAGACCTGCAGATTTGGCACTCGATGGCCACCGTCGGCGGGTTCATCCTCGGCGCGAGTTTCCTCATCATGTTCTACAACCTCTTCGTCTCGCTGTGGCGCGGCGAGGACGTGGGCGACAACCCGTGGGAGTACGCCACCAGCGCCGAGTGGGCCGTCTCCTCGCCGCCGCCGCTGGAGAACTTCCCCGGCGTTCCCACCTACGCCAGCGGGTCGCTGGAGTTCATGGACGATGCCGAAGTCGCCCGTCGGACCAGCGGGTCCAAGGGGAGCGGCGTGGCCGCCGATGGCGGGGCCGCCACCGACGGCGGCACCGCGTCCGTGACGGCCGCCGCCACCGCGACGCCGACGACGCCCGCCCACGAGACGGCCGGTGAGGAACACGCCAGCCACGCGAGTTTCTGGCCGTTCCTCGTCAGCCTCGGCGGATTCGTCGCGTTCCTCGGCCTCTCGGGCGTGCGCACGGGGAGCGTGGTGTACGTCTCGATGGCCGTCGTCGGCGGCGTGTTCACGCTCGGGTCGCTGTTCGGCATGACCCGCGAACCGTTCCACGCCCCGGAGATGGCTATCGCCGAGCGCTGGCCGTTCGCGAAGGTCGAGAAGATGAAACTCGGGATGTGGACGTTCCTGGCGAGCGACATCGTCCTCTTCGGCGCGTTCATCGGGTCGTACGCCTTCGTCCGGGTCGCCTACGGCTGGACCGACTGGCACCACGACCTCATCCCGGCCGAACACGTCACGATGCCGGGTCTCATCAACACCTACCTCCTGCTCACGTCGAGTTTCCTCGTCGTGCTGGCGATGGTCGCCGCCAAGCGAGAGAGTCGGAAGGGGACTGTGGGTGCCCTCGTCGGCACGTTCGCGCTCGGCGTCGGGTTCCTGATAAACAAGGGGTTAGAGTGGGAGCATCTGTTCCACATCAGCACCGAGGCGTTCCCCAACGGCTGGAACCTCTCGACGAACATCGCGTCGTCGACGTTCTACCTCACCACCGGCCTGCACGGCGCACACGTCACCATCGGCCTCATCATCTGCGCGTACATGACGGTCAGGGCGTGGAACGGGGCCTACCAAGGGGACGACAAGCCAATCGAGTACTTCGGGCTGTACTGGCACTTCGTGGACATCGTCTGGCTGTTCCTGTTCCCGCTGTTCTACATCCTCTGA
- a CDS encoding creatininase family protein, with protein MHLRDATWTDAEAVETDLALLPVGSTEQHGPHAPLGTDALTAAAVADAAAESHDAEVVVAPPIPVGVAEEHRHFAGTLWVSEDTFRRYVRETVASLAHHGWDRAVLVNGHGGNVDALREVCARISRHDDAYAVAFTWFDAVDADDMGHGGPVETSLLRHSHPELVREDRLDEAAADAADGWGEWVSGVNLAYDTDEFSENGTVGDPREGGADRGARLLDEASAALTELLDRVATRER; from the coding sequence ATGCACCTGCGCGACGCGACGTGGACGGACGCCGAGGCCGTCGAGACGGACCTCGCGCTCCTCCCCGTCGGCAGCACCGAGCAACACGGGCCGCACGCGCCACTCGGGACCGACGCGCTGACCGCGGCGGCCGTCGCGGACGCCGCCGCCGAAAGCCACGACGCCGAGGTGGTCGTCGCACCCCCGATTCCCGTCGGCGTCGCCGAGGAACACCGCCACTTCGCAGGGACCCTGTGGGTCAGCGAGGACACCTTCCGGCGGTACGTCCGCGAGACGGTCGCCAGTCTGGCACACCACGGCTGGGACCGGGCCGTCCTCGTCAACGGCCACGGCGGCAACGTCGACGCCCTCCGAGAAGTGTGTGCGCGGATTTCGCGACACGACGACGCCTACGCCGTCGCGTTCACGTGGTTCGACGCCGTCGACGCCGACGACATGGGCCACGGCGGCCCCGTCGAGACGAGTCTGCTCCGGCACAGCCATCCCGAACTCGTCAGGGAGGACCGTCTGGACGAGGCGGCCGCCGACGCCGCCGACGGGTGGGGCGAGTGGGTCAGCGGCGTCAATCTGGCCTACGACACCGACGAGTTCAGCGAAAACGGGACGGTCGGCGACCCGCGCGAGGGCGGGGCCGACCGAGGAGCGCGACTGCTGGACGAGGCGAGCGCGGCGCTCACCGAACTACTCGACCGCGTGGCGACGCGGGAGCGATAA
- a CDS encoding cytochrome C oxidase subunit IV family protein — MDWKGYTIIYVVLFVFATAQAVVEFAGLVDSAYWAAFGIIMVLSVIKAVGVAAYYQHLRWEPRAVTYLVVGGTVAALALTAAAAYSIT, encoded by the coding sequence ATGGACTGGAAAGGATACACCATCATATACGTCGTGTTGTTCGTCTTCGCAACCGCACAGGCCGTCGTCGAGTTCGCTGGCCTCGTCGACAGCGCCTACTGGGCGGCCTTCGGCATCATCATGGTGCTGTCGGTCATCAAAGCCGTCGGCGTCGCCGCCTACTACCAGCACCTCCGGTGGGAACCGCGCGCGGTGACCTACCTCGTCGTCGGTGGCACCGTCGCGGCGCTCGCGCTGACCGCGGCCGCCGCCTACTCGATAACCTGA
- a CDS encoding NAD(P)H-binding protein, with translation MRVLVTGATGFIGSHLVPALLERGHDVVALTRDPDSYDPPAGVDVVEGDLLDPDLTLPAADAAYYLVHSMQAGENFEERDRRAARNFVKAAGTAGIDRIVYLGGLGTEDEDLSEHLRSRREVEHLLGEGAPRLTALRAAIVIGAGSASFQIIRQLAARLPVMVTPSWVRTECQPIYIDDVVAYLVAVLEDPETAGRIYEIGGPDVLTYQEILTTTARFLHGRPPLIVPVPVLSPGLSARWLGLVTDVPVSVAKPLVDGLRNRVVVTDHSIDDVVRPELTPFAVAVERALGERARLEPRPVEA, from the coding sequence ATGCGCGTGCTCGTCACCGGAGCGACCGGATTCATCGGGAGCCATCTCGTGCCCGCACTCCTCGAACGCGGCCACGACGTCGTCGCGCTGACTCGGGACCCCGATAGCTACGACCCACCGGCGGGGGTCGACGTCGTGGAAGGGGATCTGCTCGACCCGGACCTCACCCTGCCCGCCGCCGACGCCGCCTACTACCTCGTTCACTCGATGCAAGCCGGAGAGAACTTCGAGGAGCGTGACCGCCGGGCGGCCCGAAACTTCGTCAAAGCCGCCGGAACGGCGGGCATCGACCGCATCGTCTACCTCGGCGGCCTCGGGACCGAGGACGAGGACCTATCCGAACACCTCCGCTCGCGCCGCGAGGTCGAACACCTCCTCGGCGAGGGAGCACCGCGACTGACGGCGCTTCGCGCGGCCATCGTCATCGGCGCGGGGTCCGCGAGTTTCCAGATAATCCGGCAGTTAGCCGCCCGCCTCCCGGTGATGGTGACGCCGTCGTGGGTCCGCACGGAGTGCCAGCCAATCTACATCGACGACGTGGTGGCGTACCTCGTCGCCGTCCTCGAAGACCCCGAAACGGCGGGCCGAATCTACGAAATCGGCGGCCCGGACGTGCTGACCTATCAGGAGATTCTGACGACGACGGCGCGGTTTCTGCACGGTCGCCCGCCGCTCATCGTCCCCGTGCCCGTCCTCTCGCCGGGACTCTCCGCCCGATGGCTCGGGTTGGTGACGGACGTGCCGGTCAGCGTCGCGAAACCGCTGGTCGACGGGTTGCGAAACCGCGTCGTCGTCACCGACCACAGCATCGACGACGTGGTCCGGCCCGAACTGACGCCGTTCGCCGTGGCCGTCGAGCGAGCGCTGGGCGAGCGCGCGCGTCTCGAACCACGTCCCGTCGAGGCCTGA
- a CDS encoding ABC transporter ATP-binding protein, with amino-acid sequence MDIDAASDDDAFEDARERVERPMWRLFTEYGRGQRGAFVVGLVSSVFARMLDLLPPLLLALAIDAVIQGNATYELPFVPAGWIPAGTTGQLWLTAGLVAGSFLGGAFFHWSRNWGWNKFAQHVQHAVRTDTYETMQRLNMDFFADKQTGEMMSVLSNDVNRLEKFLNDGLNSSSRLVIMVFGIAAYLFYMNWQLALIALVPVPIIAVFTKRFIETIQPKYADVRSSVGKLNSRLENNLSGIQIIKTANTETYESDRVEDSSQDYLDANWDAIETRITFFPGLRLVSGLGFVLTFIIGGLMVIGQAPGPLTASLSPGEFVAFIIYTQRFVWPMAQFGQIINMYQRAYASAERVFGLMETPGRLVEADDAPPLSVTDGAVEYDDVTFGYDGDPVVEDISFEVDGGETVALVGPTGAGKSTVLKLLLRMYDVDDGAVRIDEQDLRDVQIPSIRQAIGYVSQETFLFYGTVRENIAYGTFDATDGEIRAAAEAAEAHGFIENLPDGYETMVGERGVKLSGGQRQRIAIARAMLKDPEILVLDEATSDVDTETEMLIQRSLDTLTADRTTFAIAHRLSTVKDADLILVLEDGRIVERGSHDELLASGGLYANLWAVQAGEIDELPEEFVRRATERRARTDADD; translated from the coding sequence ATGGATATCGACGCGGCGTCGGACGACGACGCCTTCGAAGACGCTCGCGAGCGAGTCGAGCGGCCGATGTGGCGACTGTTCACGGAGTACGGGCGCGGCCAGCGTGGCGCGTTCGTCGTCGGCCTCGTCAGTTCTGTCTTCGCGCGGATGCTTGACCTCCTGCCACCGCTGTTGCTGGCACTGGCTATCGACGCGGTGATTCAGGGGAACGCGACGTACGAACTGCCGTTCGTGCCAGCGGGGTGGATTCCCGCCGGAACGACGGGGCAGTTGTGGCTGACCGCGGGCCTCGTCGCCGGGTCGTTCCTCGGCGGGGCGTTCTTCCACTGGAGTCGAAACTGGGGGTGGAACAAGTTCGCCCAGCACGTCCAGCACGCGGTCCGGACCGACACGTACGAGACGATGCAGCGGCTGAACATGGACTTCTTCGCCGACAAGCAGACCGGCGAGATGATGTCGGTGCTCTCGAACGACGTGAACCGACTGGAGAAGTTCCTCAACGACGGCCTCAACTCCTCCTCGCGGCTGGTCATCATGGTGTTCGGCATCGCCGCGTACCTCTTCTACATGAACTGGCAACTGGCGCTCATCGCGCTGGTGCCGGTCCCGATAATCGCCGTGTTCACCAAGCGGTTCATCGAGACGATTCAGCCGAAGTACGCCGACGTGCGCTCCTCGGTCGGCAAACTCAACTCCCGGCTGGAGAACAACCTGAGCGGCATCCAGATAATCAAGACCGCCAACACCGAGACGTACGAGTCCGACCGCGTCGAGGACAGTTCACAGGACTATCTCGACGCGAACTGGGACGCCATCGAGACGCGTATCACCTTCTTCCCGGGCCTCCGACTCGTCTCCGGCCTCGGGTTCGTCCTCACCTTCATTATCGGCGGCCTGATGGTCATCGGGCAGGCCCCCGGGCCGCTGACCGCGTCGCTCTCGCCCGGCGAGTTCGTCGCGTTCATCATCTACACCCAGCGGTTCGTCTGGCCGATGGCACAGTTCGGGCAGATAATCAACATGTATCAGCGGGCCTACGCCTCCGCAGAGCGCGTCTTCGGCCTGATGGAGACGCCGGGCCGACTCGTCGAGGCCGACGACGCCCCGCCGCTGTCCGTCACCGACGGGGCCGTCGAGTACGACGACGTGACGTTCGGCTACGACGGCGACCCAGTCGTCGAAGACATCTCCTTCGAGGTGGACGGCGGCGAGACGGTGGCGCTCGTCGGCCCGACCGGGGCAGGGAAATCCACGGTCCTCAAACTCCTCCTCCGGATGTACGACGTGGACGACGGCGCGGTCCGCATCGACGAGCAGGACCTCCGGGACGTACAGATACCCTCCATCCGACAGGCCATCGGCTACGTCAGCCAAGAGACGTTCCTGTTCTACGGCACCGTCCGGGAGAACATCGCCTACGGCACCTTCGACGCGACGGACGGAGAGATTCGGGCGGCCGCCGAGGCCGCCGAGGCCCACGGCTTCATCGAGAACCTTCCGGACGGCTACGAGACCATGGTCGGGGAACGCGGCGTGAAACTGTCGGGCGGCCAGCGCCAGCGCATCGCCATCGCCCGCGCGATGCTCAAAGACCCCGAGATTCTGGTGCTGGACGAGGCCACGAGCGACGTGGACACCGAGACGGAGATGCTCATCCAGCGCTCGCTGGACACCCTGACCGCCGACCGGACCACGTTCGCCATCGCCCACCGCCTCTCGACGGTGAAAGACGCCGACCTCATCCTCGTCCTCGAAGACGGCCGAATCGTCGAGCGGGGGAGCCACGACGAACTGCTCGCTTCGGGCGGCCTCTACGCGAACCTCTGGGCCGTCCAAGCGGGCGAAATCGACGAACTCCCCGAGGAGTTCGTTCGGCGGGCGACCGAACGGCGGGCGCGGACCGACGCCGACGACTGA
- the coxB gene encoding cytochrome c oxidase subunit II: MGHLVPHTVVGIPLHGGSVRAPADVFESIFEVFLILGTAVGILVVTYTMYHALKYRDRGGDDPYADKVERPVMGEMPASGSGGRKVFYSFGISALIVVSLIVWTYSSLAYVEDGPTIEGEEDIHITVEGYRFGWAFIYPNGHEASTLRVPQNWVVRLEVTSRDVFHNFGIPELRVKTDAMPGQTTEAWFTAPETGTYEAVCYELCGSGHSVMVSPVEVMPQDEYREWYAGTNGTNSTNGTAASVDAASVGGVPA, from the coding sequence ATGGGGCACTTGGTACCACACACCGTAGTCGGCATCCCGCTCCACGGCGGGAGCGTCAGGGCTCCGGCGGACGTGTTCGAGAGCATCTTCGAGGTGTTCCTGATTCTGGGCACGGCCGTCGGCATCCTCGTCGTGACGTACACGATGTATCACGCGCTGAAGTACCGCGATAGGGGCGGCGACGACCCCTACGCGGACAAGGTCGAACGCCCGGTGATGGGCGAGATGCCCGCGAGCGGGTCCGGGGGGCGGAAAGTGTTCTACTCGTTCGGCATCAGCGCCCTCATCGTCGTCTCGCTCATCGTCTGGACGTACAGTTCGCTGGCCTACGTCGAGGACGGGCCGACCATCGAAGGCGAGGAGGACATCCACATCACCGTCGAGGGCTACCGGTTCGGATGGGCCTTTATCTACCCGAACGGCCACGAGGCGTCGACCCTGCGGGTCCCGCAGAACTGGGTGGTCAGGTTAGAGGTGACCTCGCGGGACGTGTTCCACAACTTCGGCATCCCCGAGTTGCGCGTCAAGACCGACGCGATGCCGGGCCAGACCACCGAGGCGTGGTTCACCGCGCCCGAGACGGGCACGTACGAGGCGGTCTGTTACGAACTGTGCGGGAGCGGCCACTCGGTGATGGTCTCGCCAGTGGAGGTCATGCCCCAGGACGAGTACCGCGAGTGGTACGCGGGGACGAACGGCACGAACAGCACTAACGGGACCGCCGCCAGCGTCGACGCCGCGAGTGTCGGGGGTGTCCCGGCATGA